The Mytilus trossulus isolate FHL-02 chromosome 13, PNRI_Mtr1.1.1.hap1, whole genome shotgun sequence genome has a segment encoding these proteins:
- the LOC134694186 gene encoding 2-iminobutanoate/2-iminopropanoate deaminase-like, translated as MSSGHLTQTPYSRHRPSCIPVTKKIIETDKAPILDLPFSQAVLAGNTLYLAGQIGRDPVTLQLVPGGIIPETIQIFRNIGAVLEAAGGNFKDVVKVTAFLTKLSDLTAFNTVYTKFFPNDFQARVAVQVVAVPLMDEQCIDDVH; from the exons ACACCATATTCGAGACACAGACCATCATGTATACCTGTTACAAAGAAGATTATTGAAACTGACAAAGCTCCTATATTAGATTTACCTTTCAG tcaAGCTGTGTTGGCTGGAAATACTCTATACCTGGCTGGACAAATAGGAAGAGATCCTGTTACACTTCAACTGGTTCCTGGCGGTATAATTCCGGAAACGATACAG ATATTCAGGAATATTGGTGCAGTATTAGAGGCTGCTGGTGGTAATTTCAAGGATG ttgtAAAAGTAACAGCTTTTCTGACAAAATTAAGCGACCTTACAGCATTTAATACAGTCTATACGAAAT TCTTTCCAAATGATTTTCAAGCTAGAGTAGCTGTTCAAGTAGTAGCCGTACCTCTC ATGGATGAACAATGTATCGATGATGTTCACTGA